aCTGGTATCGTCACCCTCAGGATGGTATTGTAAATCCTACGGTCAGAAAGGACATGAAGGGCTCTCAGAAGCTTTACTGCTGTCCGATTGAGGGTTGTCCCAGGGGGCCCTACAGACCCTTCTCCCAGTTCTCCCTGGTTAAACAAGTAAGCCTTTCCTCCAATGATATGTAATCCTATCCCCGTGATCAATGAAATAATGAGGTCTCAGTTTTGTATATGTTCCAAAAATCTATTTTACAGGAATTATGTAAAGAAGGGTAAAATCCTCttagatctttaaaaaaaataaaaaataaaagcaaatgtaTGCAGTTTATTCTTTGGTCTGTGATCTCATTGTAGCACTTCATGAAGATGCAcgcagagaaaaaacacaagtgcTTCAAGTGCAACAATGGCTACAGCACAGAGTGGGACCTAAAGAGGCACATAGAAGACTGTGGGAAGACCTACAGCTGCACATGTGGCTGCCCCTATGCTAGCAGGGCTGCTCTACTCTCACATATCTACAGGACCGGTCACGAGATTCCTACAGAGCACAGGCATGTACCTGCATATCCCcgattgatttgttttaaaacttgACTTGAGGTTTGGCTAAATATTAATTTGGCTGGCTTTCTCTGTATCTGTTACGTTTCTTTTACAGAATTCCTCCAGTAAAAAAGCGAAAGATGGAGAAACTGTTAAGTGGTCCTGAAAAGGTCAAGACATACGAGTCGACCTGTCCGATCATGCCCGCTCGTAAAGAGCTGACGGAGGCTGTGCTCCCTGCTGACACAACAGTTCATATCCCAGACTTGATGAATCAGAACTCCAACCCTCGTAAGAGCCTCCAGAAGTTGCTCCTACCAAAGCCCAAGATGGCGTTGGTCAGTGTTCCTGTGATGCAGCTGGCCCACCTGCCCGTCCTCCTTCCGTCTACAGAAAGCGGGGCTCTGAGGTCTGTCGTGCTGGCTGTGGACAGCCAAGGCTCCGTCAgcaccctccacctcctgccGCAAGGAGCTATGGTCCCCCAACTTGACGGCAAGAGTTTGTGTTTCAAGGACAGCATGCCCACTTCACGCTCTAGCCTGGGGCCCATTAGCACCGGGGTGCAGGTCAGTCTGGAACCCGTCAGCACAGATGACTTGGCCGGCCTGGCAGGACAACGAGGAAGAAGCACGTCCACCAACATTCAGACGGACAAATCGTACTTGTCAAAAATGCCCACCGGAGTCGGGGTTGGGGAGGGAATGGGGCTGTGCTCTGCGGGCGTGTCGTCGTGCTCCCAAACAGACATCAGTGTGAGTGCCCAAGTCCTCCTGCCAGTCAGTGTTGAAACCCAGACATTCTCCTCCCAGGCAAAGGTCACATCCTCTATCGGAGCTCAGACGGAGGGTCAGTGCGTCGGTCAAAGTCCTTGTTCCTCTTCATCTGTACCTCCATACAAAACCAGGCAGACACAGACATATTTTGCTCTGCCACAATCAGATGATAAGGCTCAGCAACAGGCTATCATGTGCTCTGACCTATTCGACAGTGACTCCCTCAGCGTCTCCACTCAGACCGCATTGGACATAAATGCCACTCTCGCAGAAAGCAGTATGTACGAGGACTCAAAGTCAGCCGTCAGTATGTGTTTTGGGGTGCAGACAGACGAGCTCAACTCGAACAACATGGCAGATAATCAGACCCAAACAATGACCTTGTTAAATGACCTAGAAAACATCCTGTCCGACAGCATGTCAGGCCACCAGGTGCTCACAGGGGCATCCGAAGGCTGCGGGTCAGTTCTGGGATCTGTTCAGGAGCAACACAATGGcattgactttgactttgaggAGTTCCTCAATGCTGTGCACAtccagacacagacagaggagagtgAGCTGGGAGGACTGGGTGGTGACACGCCGCTGGAGTCTCTGGACATCCAGACCCAGACAGACTTCCTCCTGATGGATGAACTGGACCAAAGCGAAGGACCAAGTCGAACCCAAGCCAGCGACCTGGAGCTATTTGATACCCAAACTCAGACTGACCTCAATTTCCTGCTGAACGCCGGAAGCCACATGCCCTTGAGCAGCATTCTACGGCATTCAAGCTTTTCCATGAGCACGGAGTCTTCGGATACAGAAACACAGACGGATCTCCCTTTATTTGCCACAGGTCTCTCTGCTCAGACCCCTGTGAGTCAGGGTGAGCACGGCAGACTGCTGAACAGCGCAGAGACGCAGACTGTGACCAGCCAGGCAGAAGGTCTGGGTCACCTCTTCCTCACGAGCAATGAAACACAGACCGTCATGGATGACTTCTTGTCAGCGGACCTGGCGTGGAATATGGAGTCCCATTTCAGCTCTGTGGAAACCCAGACGTGCGAGGAGCTTTGTGCTCTCTTTCAGCACCCTGAGAAACCCAACAGCTGAAGCCCTCTCGCTGAATCTGCCTAAGCTTTTTGCAGTACAGGGTTTCTCATGTCTGCCTGGTCCTGGAAGAGGAATCAGTCGACGCTGTCCTCCAGCGGACCACAGTCTTAGCAGTAAGAAGTCTGCGAAAATGTCTTTGAACATTCCACTGGAGACGTCATGTCCAGAGCCTCTCCAGGTACATATCCTGACAGCTCGGCTGCACTTTATTTGCTCCACGGGCATGATTCATCAGCTCCTGTGaaagtttacatatttatttgcacataaaGTAACctattgtatgttttattgtctgaaaTGCCagtttactttaatattttggtGAATTACCACTTGAAATGGTTTTCACTGTTTTGTCTTActagcagttaaaaaaaaacaacatttcatcaatGTTAGATCTGCACTTAAAAAGGGATGGCATCTTTAGCTGTGCGTGGTTGTCAACAAAAAGGCTTATAAATGTGTTAGTCTGTATGACCGCTCTCAGATATCCATTTACTGCATGAAAACAATGTCATCTCAGATGTACAACAAATAAGCTTGTACATTTAGTTTACGTTTGTTTGGAAATGTGCATGAAGCGTTCACGTGgtcagcagcagagaaacatcATATATATCTACTCGCAGCTTGTGCATCTAATGGCTGCCTCGTTGATGTTGCCTTGTCAGATGCAGCAAGGCTATAAACTCTAATAACATCCTGCGAGCTTTGCAGCCAGTGGAAAACGTGACCAGTGAAAATCTATCAGCTTTatgttttccaaaataaaaccccaCATAGCCTTTAACAGTGAACAAGGCTTTGCTCTAAGCTGTTAGGCTGCGTCTCTGAAACATAGCGTTACTCATACAGATGTGGCACaagtaaaaatgaattgtttgtCTTGTAAGTTGTTGCACACCTTTCATTGAGATGTGATTGTGAAGTTTGATGTCGCGTTAAACACTTTTTTCGTGTCTGGGCCTCTATAGCTAAGCAGTCAGTTCAAGTCAGTAAGCAGACTAGGCTGTAATTGTGTTTGACTTCTTCATTAGCTGGGTGTACGTGTATACAGTAGCAGTACTAATGTTACTGTACAGAAACACATAGTGGAATAGAGCGTGGATTAGCACAGAACCATCAGACGCATTCACCACCTTATGACTGAAAGGAGTCCTGTTACGTATCTTCCGCTAAAATCACCAGATTTTCAACCTTTATTGCACGcagtattttaatttattcctttttttaattttttttttttttttttaaatctcctcaCCAAGTAACTtaacttaatgtttttattccattATATTGTTGCACTGAGTTACCTCATTAAACACAGGCACCACACTTAGAC
This region of Anoplopoma fimbria isolate UVic2021 breed Golden Eagle Sablefish chromosome 2, Afim_UVic_2022, whole genome shotgun sequence genomic DNA includes:
- the atmin gene encoding ATM interactor; this encodes MDCQHRNMAASAARKALNRDTATADSPKCHQESLSQSREIIKPTITELTKEVRTNILCTVEGCGKILPNTPALNMHLVKSHRIKDGIVNPTVRKDMKGSQKLYCCPIEGCPRGPYRPFSQFSLVKQHFMKMHAEKKHKCFKCNNGYSTEWDLKRHIEDCGKTYSCTCGCPYASRAALLSHIYRTGHEIPTEHRIPPVKKRKMEKLLSGPEKVKTYESTCPIMPARKELTEAVLPADTTVHIPDLMNQNSNPRKSLQKLLLPKPKMALVSVPVMQLAHLPVLLPSTESGALRSVVLAVDSQGSVSTLHLLPQGAMVPQLDGKSLCFKDSMPTSRSSLGPISTGVQVSLEPVSTDDLAGLAGQRGRSTSTNIQTDKSYLSKMPTGVGVGEGMGLCSAGVSSCSQTDISVSAQVLLPVSVETQTFSSQAKVTSSIGAQTEGQCVGQSPCSSSSVPPYKTRQTQTYFALPQSDDKAQQQAIMCSDLFDSDSLSVSTQTALDINATLAESSMYEDSKSAVSMCFGVQTDELNSNNMADNQTQTMTLLNDLENILSDSMSGHQVLTGASEGCGSVLGSVQEQHNGIDFDFEEFLNAVHIQTQTEESELGGLGGDTPLESLDIQTQTDFLLMDELDQSEGPSRTQASDLELFDTQTQTDLNFLLNAGSHMPLSSILRHSSFSMSTESSDTETQTDLPLFATGLSAQTPVSQGEHGRLLNSAETQTVTSQAEGLGHLFLTSNETQTVMDDFLSADLAWNMESHFSSVETQTCEELCALFQHPEKPNS